A portion of the Manihot esculenta cultivar AM560-2 chromosome 2, M.esculenta_v8, whole genome shotgun sequence genome contains these proteins:
- the LOC110609611 gene encoding V-type proton ATPase subunit c2, whose translation MASGFSGDETAPFFGFLGAAAALVFSCMGAAYGTAKSGVGVASMGVMRPELVMKSIVPVVMAGVLGIYGLIIAVIISTGINPKAKSYYLFDGYAHLSSGLACGLAGLSAGMAIGIVGDAGVRANAQQPKLFVGMILILIFAEALALYGLIVGIILSSRAGQSRAE comes from the exons ATGGCCTCTGGATTTAGTGGCGATGAAACAGCGCCTTTCTTCGGCTTCCTTGGCGCTGCTGCTGCTCTTGTTTTCTCTT GTATGGGAGCTGCCTATGGGACTGCCAAGAGCGGTGTTGGAGTAGCGTCAATGGGCGTGATGAGACCGGAACTCGTCATGAAATCAATAGTTCCAGTTGTTATGGCTGGAGTTCTCGGTATCTATGGTTTGATTATTGCCGTTATTATTAGCACTGGGATTAACCCTAAAGCCAAATCATATTACCTCTTTGATGGTTATGCTCACCTTTCATCGGGTCTGGCTTGTGGTCTCGCTGGCCTTTCTGCTGGTATGGCTATTGGTATTGTTGGCGATGCTGGTGTTAG AGCTAATGCGCAGCAGCCAAAGCTTTTTGTTGGTATGATTCTCATTCTAATCTTTGCTGAGGCACTGGCTCTGTATGGACTCATTGTTGGCATCATCCTCTCTTCCCGAGCTGGCCAATCCAGAGCTGAATAG
- the LOC110608621 gene encoding LOW QUALITY PROTEIN: NAC domain-containing protein 37 (The sequence of the model RefSeq protein was modified relative to this genomic sequence to represent the inferred CDS: inserted 1 base in 1 codon), translating into MEFLDKKTRXQSPFQRRDRLCKTPAAMMESMESCVPPGFRFHPTDEELVGYYLRKKVASQKIDLDVIRDIDLYRIEPWDLQDRCRIGYEEQNEWYFFSHKDKKYPTGTRTNRATVAGFWKATGRDKAIYDKAKLIGMRKTLVFYKGRAPNGQKTDWIMHEYRLESDENGPPQEEGWVVCRAFKKRTTGQTRNNEGWDSSYFYDESSVVSSVIDPTDYISRQPQNFMPQNFFCKQETETDNLSFMQSDDFVQLPQLESSTLPLIKRPSLISLIPQNNNSNNNNNKDDEEEEQARGCNINNLNNNKKKITDWRAFDKFVASQLSQEDRYNCENAVSSFGEENSSDMSLLLLQSGRDDENKFNGFLSSCSDCDIGICIFDK; encoded by the exons ATGGAATTTCTCGACAAAAAGACAA GACAGAGCCCGTTTCAGCGACGAGACAGACTCTGCAAGA CACCAGCTGCTATGATGGAGTCAATGGAATCGTGTGTCCCACCTGGCTTCCGGTTTCATCCCACTGACGAGGAGCTTGTGGGATATTATCTGAGGAAAAAAGTAGCCTCTCAGAAGATCGATCTTGATGTTATTAGAGATATTGATCTATACAGGATTGAACCATGGGATCTACAAG ACAGATGCAGAATCGGATATGAAGAGCAGAACGAGTGGTATTTCTTCAGCCACAAGGACAAGAAGTATCCGACGGGGACGAGGACTAATAGAGCAACCGTGGCCGGGTTTTGGAAGGCGACCGGGAGAGACAAGGCAATTTATGACAAAGCAAAACTGATTGGCATGAGGAAAACCCTTGTCTTCTACAAAGGAAGAGCTCCAAATGGTCAGAAAACTGACTGGATCATGCATGAGTACAGGCTTGAATCCGACGAGAATGGTCCTCCACAG gaagaaggatgggtaGTTTGCCGCGCTTTCAAGAAGCGAACAACTGGGCAAACCAGGAACAATGAAGGATGGGACTCAAGCTACTTCTATGACGAGTCAAGTGTGGTTAGCTCAGTAATTGATCCAACTGATTATATATCGAGGCAGCCTCAGAATTTCATGCCACAGAACTTCTTCTGTAAGCAAGAGACAGAAACAGATAACTTGAGTTTCATGCAGTCCGATGATTTTGTACAGCTTCCTCAGTTGGAAAGCTCAACTCTGCCATTAATAAAGAGGCCAAGCTTGATCTCTCTGATACCGCAGAACAACAACagcaataataataacaataaggATGACGAAGAAGAGGAGCAAGCTAGAGGATGCAACATCAACAACCTTAACAATAACAAGAAGAAAATAACAGACTGGAGAGCCTTTGACAAGTTTGTAGCCTCTCAATTGAGTCAAGAAGACAGATATAATTGTGAGAATGCAGTTTCAAGCTTTGGGGAAGAGAATAGTTCAGACATGTCATTGCTGTTATTGCAGAGTGGTAGAGATGATGAGAACAAGTTTAATGGATTTTTAAGTTCGTGCTCTGACTGTGATATTGGAATTTGCATATTTGATAAATGA
- the LOC110609097 gene encoding histone H3.3: MARTKQTARKSTGGKAPRKQLATKAARKSAPTTGGVKKPHRYRPGTVALREIRKYQKSTELLIRKLPFQRLVREIAQDFKTDLRFQSHAVLALQEAAEAYLVGLFEDTNLCAIHAKRVTIMPKDIQLARRIRGERA, encoded by the exons ATGGCACGTACCAAACAAACAGCTCGCAAATCCACTGGCGGGAAGGCTCCCCGGAAACAACTCGCTACTAAg GCTGCAAGAAAGTCTGCACCCACCACTGGTGGAGTCAAAAAGCCTCATCGTTATCGCCCTGGTACAGTGGCTCTTCG TGAGATTCGTAAGTACCAGAAAAGCACTGAACTCTTGATCCGCAAGTTGCCTTTCCAACGTCTTGTTCGTGAAATTGCACAAGACTTCAAG ACGGATTTAAGGTTTCAGAGCCATGCAGTTCTTGCACTTCAGGAGGCTGCAGAGGCCTATCTTGTTGGTTTGTTTGAGGACACGAATCTCTGTGCCATCCATGCCAAGAGGGTCACTATCATGCCTAAGGACATCCAACTTGCTAGGCGAATCCGTGGTGAAAGGGCCTAA